From Pseudomonas sp. G2-4:
GAGGGATTCAAGCACCTGATGCGTCAGCGGCGCAGGGGCTGAGGTACACACTGCCCCTGTGGGAGCGAGCTTGCTCGCGATGGCGATGTACCGGTCGATGGCAATGGCGCCTGACACTCCGTTTTCGCGAGCAGGCTCGCTCCCACAGGAGTCTGCGTCGCTCAATAAAAAACCCGCCTGGCATCACTGCCAGGCGGGCTTTTTTTGCGCTCAGGTATTACTCGGTAGCCAGCACACCCCGACGTACCTGGTCGCGCTCGATGGACTCGAACAGCGCCTTGAAGTTACCTTCACCGAAGCCATCGTCGCCCTTACGCTGGATGAATTCGAAGAACACGGGGCCCATCAGGGTTTCGGAGAATATCTGCAGCAGCAAGCGCTTGTCGCCCTGGTCTGAAGCGCCGTCCAGCAGGATACCCCGGGATTGAAGTTCATCCACCGGTTCGCCGTGGTTCGGCAGGCGGCCTTCGAGCATTTCGTAGTAGGTCTCCGGTGGTGCGGTCATGAAGCGCATGCCGATGCTTTTCAGTTTGTCCCAGGTCTTGACCAGATCGTCGGTCAAGAAGGCCACGTGCTGGATGCCTTCGCCGTTGAACTGCATCAAGAACTCTTCGATCTGCCCCGCGCCCTTGGACGATTCTTCGTTCAGCGGGATGCGGATCATGCCATCCGGGGCGGTCATGGCCTTGGAGGTCAAGCCGGTGTATTCACCCTTGATGTCGAAGTAACGGATCTCGCGGAAGTTGAACAGCTTCTCGTAGAAGC
This genomic window contains:
- the hppD gene encoding 4-hydroxyphenylpyruvate dioxygenase, which gives rise to MADLYENPMGLMGFEFIEFASPTPNTLEPIFEIMGFTKVASHRSKDVHLYRQGAINLILNNEPHSVASYFAAEHGPSVCGMAFRVKDSQQAYKRALELGAQPIHIETGPMELNLPAIKGIGGAPLYLIDRFGEGSSIYDIDFVFIEGVDRNPVGAGLKIIDHLTHNVYRGRMAYWAGFYEKLFNFREIRYFDIKGEYTGLTSKAMTAPDGMIRIPLNEESSKGAGQIEEFLMQFNGEGIQHVAFLTDDLVKTWDKLKSIGMRFMTAPPETYYEMLEGRLPNHGEPVDELQSRGILLDGASDQGDKRLLLQIFSETLMGPVFFEFIQRKGDDGFGEGNFKALFESIERDQVRRGVLATE